In Lolium rigidum isolate FL_2022 chromosome 7, APGP_CSIRO_Lrig_0.1, whole genome shotgun sequence, the DNA window aacaaatccaaagtctgaacctgtataaggtgatgagtacttgtttactggtgtggattgcttatgctgtcctgtgacctcattagctcttgctactgccactggttgcatagttggataattggttcgttttggtgaaaatatagatattcacagtagggaatcatgtaaatggatgccactatggtatcctttgaagaaaatgggaagtttctgatggtttaaaagactaggtgatgctaggttattaagttggctgtcaaggttggttttatctggttaacttggataggctatgtgttcttgcttacttatgcatatccatctctactggattgactagctcaggcttggcctctctcttttcagcatcacttggttactaccaagtgatgagtaatcccttatggtaccccagctttgttttgaactcaactgagtaatgataaatttctatttcttgctggctttgatgaaaatagagatatccacattagggaatcatgtaaatgaatgccactgtggtatcctttgaagaaaatggattgtttctgatggttttaaagaccatatggtcaggtctatgccgagggggttgccctcggcgtagcccctACGCCTAGCCGCGCGCCACGTGTCCATgcatatgccgagggggttgccctcggcgtagacgccCAGCTGCCCGCACCAGCTCGCTCCACGTCGCCTCTTCTCTCGCAGGAGAGCTACCGTATGCCGAgggcccggccgtcggcgtctctggccctccgttaacggcgacgacgcgccgccaggagacgccgagggcagcgacgccgaggggctcacctggccgtcggcgtagggcgCGTACGCCGAGGACCAGCCGTACGCCGACAGCGCACctggctacgccgaggggccTAGACGCCGAGGGCtgtcgtcggcgtagcctacgccgagggccaggcgcggctacgccgagggcagctggccgtcggcgtctacccCCGTTCCTGTAGTGTACGGACGACGCTTGCATATATGGATAAACATTGGGGAACAGGTTGTTCATTTGTGAACGGGTCAATCAACCCAAAAGCTTCAGCTTTATCAAACACAAGCTTAGAGCATCCATCACAATTATGAGAAAGCAAGGTGATAATGGGTCACCTTGCCTAGTTGCCTTAAACCACTACCATGCCAGATTTTCGGCCCTGCCACCCCATTTGATAGGATGCGATCATCGTGTAATTAAGACCTTTAAGGATAGCTCCCTGGTTTTTGCTAACTAGAAGGGAGGAATCGGAGCTATCTTCTTACTAGCACCTTTgcgatttttgtttttgtttttgtgtgtGGCTAAACTATGAACAAAGGCTTATTGGCCGAACATCATTGGGTTCGCATGCACCAGGCTTTTTGGGCAAAAGCATAGCGTGGGCGCTATTCATAATTTCATGGGCTCTTCCATCCATGGAATACATACTATTTAATGCCTCCACCTTGCCTTTTTTATGAATTACCAGCATTTCTGGTGAAGGGTTTTCTATAGCACTTAAATCCACTTGGTTCATTCCTAGAAAATTTAGGCCCCAAGCCACCGGGGTGACAAATCTGTTTTTGAAATGCTCAATAAAATGTGTGTTTAATTTCCTCATGCGAGGAGAGTATTACTAGCCCATCCTACAAATTTGCAAtgagtttttttatttttctcctCATGTGACTTACTTGAATGTGGAAATACTGTGTGTTTGCATAACCAGCATTAAACTAAGTCATACGGGCTGACGAGCTATGATCCTTTCCAGGGCGTAGAACCCCAGCAGCTTCTTTTTTAGTTCTCTCCTTAACCATTTCTCTTGAAATGACAGTAGCCTACAATCTTCAGTTTGGTACAATAGGCCTATGAATGTATTAGCCCATACAACCTGTTCTTTAATATCTCATCAAAACTTCTTTTTACTCCAAGTATGCAAGGCCTTGGCAGTTTGTTTCAGTTCTTTTGTTGACAAGACGGATCGGGTTCTTCACATGTTCGGCTTCACCACCGTTCCATGCCTCATTGACAACCTCAAGGAAGCCTTCCTTAGATAGGCAGTATGATTCAAAATGAAAACTTTTGTAGTTGTAAGCATTGAACACCCTGGACAAAAGAAGAGGACAGTGTTCAAAACAATTTGAGGATGTACCTTGAAAGAATGCCACTCGACTGACCCGAGAACCCTGTCGATCTTGCAGAACGTGGTGTTCTGCTTGTCGTTCGTCAAATCGAAAGCTCGACCATTCAGGAGTATATCTTTGAGTAAAAAGATCATCAACTACCTTTTGTCTATAGCCTCCAGAAGAAGATTGAGGTCTCCTATGAATCCATGATAGCCCATGGCCCGGGTGTAAATTATTTCTGGAGATCAAGCATTTTGTAAGATCCTAAACATACATTTTGTTTCAGTTCTTTTGTTGACAAGACAGATCGGGTTCCTTACATCTTTGGCTTCACCGCCGTTCCATACTTCCATGCCTTATTGACAACCTCAAGGAAGCCTTCCTTAGATAGGCATTTTGTTTTTAGATTTCTCGATGCAAGGATCAACATGTATTTCACACTCTACACAGGCGATGCATTTATGTACTGCACGCAACATCTTAGGATCTTACAAAAAGAATCCTTGAAACGAATGGCCAGAGATGAAACTTTCGTTAGAAAGAAGAACAAACTGAGCCTTCAGTTCAGGCTTGTCTGTCTGCCCTCAcgaccgccgccgccttctccatcCGAAACCTCCGGAAGTCGGCGACGAGGCCCACGTCCACGTCCCGCTTCATCCTctcagcaagggtcgacagaaccTGCACAGTCCAATCTTTcagattttctcggaactaacgagAGTAATCTTCTCGGAAATAACAGAGGAATATATCTTGCGACGCGGCGAAGGAGCTTGCTAGCTTACCGACTCGGCGACGCCCCGCAGGACGCCCTCCGGCACGATCCGCAGGGGCGGCGGGAGGGCGACGGTGATGGAGATCTCGAGGTGGCCCCTCAGCCGGGAGCCGCGGCGCCGGCCCCTGTCCGCGTACAGCGACCCCCGCACGCCGAGGTCGAAGCTCGTCGGCGCGTAGCCGCTTTCCAGTCCCCTCAATTCCCACTCCGTCTGCATCCACAATCCAAACGCACGCACCTCAGTTCACCCAGTGTCCCAGTTCAACATTTTGTGCATATAGATAGATATGCGTATATGTGCGCACGATTCGGAGCTCGAGCACGCCGCCGCGGTTGCGCAGCTGCATGACGACGACGGGGCGCACGGTGATGAGGAGGAACTCCAGCGGCAGCATCTGGATCCGCCACTCCTCCTGCACCACACACAGAATCCAATCGATCCATCAGCAGAGACACCACCGCTCTACTGTCAGAGTAGAATTCTTCAGTACGCGCGTTGGTAATTTACATCGCTGAGCCGCTGGCTCCTGCTCTCGTCGGGGAACATGGCGCGGAAGACGCGCGGGCGGTCCTGGAGGTACTCGTCGAACGACACCTGCGGGAAGAAAACCCGCATGATTGGAGCTGTAATTTCGTCCCAATTCCCAGATCCCCAAATGCGGAATTGCGGAGATCGACGCCAACGCTTACCCCGGGGGGTTCGTAGAGGGGCATGTCGGTGTCGATGCTGGAGGAGTATGTGACGGCGTCCGGCGAGGCCGACGAcggcgccccggccccggccgcccGGGAAGTGGTTGTGACGGCGTGCCGCGGCGCCCACGGCTGTGGCGGAGCGCCGGTGGTAGAAACCCTTTTGGCGCAGACCAGCCTCGCGCGTGAGGCGGCAGGCAGCGGCCACGGCAGGTGGTGGCTTGGAGCTGTGCTCGAGGCAGCGGCGAAGCCCGTGGCCATGGCCGGTCGTAGTGCTCTGCCCATGGCTAGGGGCTAAGCTGGCTGGCGCGCCGCAACGGAGACCACTCCTTCCACTTTCCTCATGTGACGGGTCGGGAGTGGGACAAGCCGTAGTAACCAGATTGTATGCAGATTGACCCATTGGGCCTGTGGCATCGTTTCGCAGAAGGTTTTCCAATATGGCCTCGGCCCATTAATGCTTTCTTTGACCACCTTCACCAACTACGGAGTAGATGAGGAGGGATGTAAATGGTACTGATAATTTTCGCTTCATATGCGCATCCGTATTTTAGAAATCCATCGAGTATGGATGCAGATATTGGTCAAGCGAATATCCAACGGATACGGTAGCAGATATGATATTGATAACATATGACGGTTACAGATTATCCGACACTTTTTGCGGATAATCCGATGTCCTAAAAGAGGATAATCCGAAAAAAATTGTCCAATCCCAAATACCTAGACAACGCAGTTAGTCTATGGGTCCAACTATACAAGTTGTGTCGATAGGCAAGTTGGTTTGCTGTACAGACAAGTGTGCAACTTTGGACAGTGTCTAGTGTTACACTTTTTGCTTACATTTTTACATAAAAGAATCATATTTCTCATTTTATGTGTATTTTATCGAATATCCGCTTTCGATCCGAGTCCGCTCCAAATCCGTTCCATATCCGcaatccgatataatccgcattCGAATCTGTATCCGACCATTATCCGCTCCAATCCGAATTCATCAAAAGGATATGGTAATAgcaatatccgatccgatccAATCCGTTTACACCCCTAGAGATGAGGAAAAGCCTATGCATCGCCCGCTGCAGCGCTCCATCAGCTAAATCATTTTAATTGTGCCGGTCCACATAAGGGCATGTATAATAGGAGGTGTTTAGAGtgtatttagaaaaataaaatatttttggtctAACCATTTGTACTTATTTGTACTAGAAAGATGCCTATCTAAAAATCTCTCATATACAAATACGCATAAGTACATAGCAAAAAGCTTGAATTATTTTTCTAAACACTCATCTAACCCTCTTTTATTGTACATGGCCTAAGGGTTTCCTTTACACGGTTTTACAAAGCTTCTGGAAAGTTAACATCGGTTTTCCGTGGTTTTCTACTGCTTTCCTTAGGATTCTTTCGGTTTTACTTGGTTTCTCAGTTTTGCTGGTTCTTCAATAGTTTCCAATTTTTAAAATTGGTCAGATTTGAAATTTATtctcattttaaaaaaaatcaaattacaaattaaaaaactcttcaaattttaaaattgtccAGTTTGAAAAATGtttcaatttaaaaaaaaaattataaaatcttAAATTTGAGGAAAAACATAGCTTTTTAGAATGTTAagaatttgaaaatattcaattttttcaaaaatgagCCATAGAAAAAAAAAGCGTTTTTCGGCCAAATAGAAATGACCAATGAAGATATTTCCTTTTAGGCGGACGGAACTCGTCCCGCATTGGGCGATGAATATGAGGACGAGTTCTTCCGGCCTTCTATTACCAAAGCATTCTACTTGTTCTTTccattcttttatttattttttatatttggcATGTATCTTAACATTTTTCctactatttttattttgttttttcctttttatgtACCTTTTTTACCTTTTGTTTTTTGTTCCTTTATTCAGAAAGATGTCTTTTTGTTATTACAGAAAATAAGTTCCACAATTTTTTGTTCCTCGATGTCATGTGATGTTTGTTTTTGTTCCTAGCGTACAAATATTTGTTCCTTCATCCAGAAAGATTTATTCCATTTACTCTTCAAAATTAGCTTCAAATTGTTGTCTCTGGATTTTTCTGGTGCCTTTGATGTTCATGCGATTCTTATGTGTCTAAACTTTGTTCTTTGTTGGGCAACAACTGATGCTCCTCTTATACTCGTGATttgttcctcttataattttttccttcttcatATGGTTCTATTTTAAGTTTGGCTTTATATTTTATTTCATGCTCCAATTTTATTGCCACCTTGTACTAATACCATTGAATTGCTGCCACCTTGTACTAATACCAATGCATTGccgcaatgcaaaaaaaaaagtttcttaAACCATTGGTCCTACTAAGTTTGTCTTGGTGAGGGCTTCAGAAAAAATCCCATCATATATTTCGACAAAAGAAATTGCCATGATTTTTGCCCGTAATGGGTTGAGATACCAATAGGAACTCCGCAAATTATTTCGTATAACATCACGACTAGTACTTGTATATATGTACTCCGACCGCGAGTACTCCAACGTTGTTAACTGCGTAACAGTTTTTGTTCAACTAATTAAGCCATTGAATGGTGGTGGCTTTCATGAGAGGATAATGACACACGGTAGAACAAAAATGAGTGGGTCGTCATCTCTTTTCATCCTGAATAAAATGTCGATTTCATTTCACCGTCATTGCCTCGTTGCTTCTCCAGAAATGAAAAGGTAGAAACCAGCGGTAAAAATGAAAAAGGTAGAGAGCAGAAATGGAGAAAGCTGGAAAGAAAAGGAGACTGACAGATTTGCAGAGGCCGAGTCTGCAAAAGCCAAAACACGTCAAATCCAAGTGCACGCAGCGAATGGAATCCTTGGATCGTGATAACCTAACCATATGTATCTGGGTGCAGAACCGGAGAATTCGGTAGGATACCTACGCTAGTATCATGAGACAAGCAACTTTGTGAGTGCGGTTTTTCGGTCATCCGCGGCCGCGCCATATATACACTGTGTGTACTTCAATGATTCGGTCTATTTATAACGAAATCATGCTTGTGTTTGTATAAAAGTATGGGCCAAATTGCCAAAAGCAAAATATAAACCAAAACATGCATATCTCCTTTTTGTACGATAAATGTATACTTTTCTGTGAGTCACATGTGGGTATATTTCATCGTAAAGTTTTGCATGACCCGGTACTTCTCCAGATACTAATTTGTGGCTAATTGTGTGCGTGTTAGTGTGTGTTCTACACTTCTACCATGTGAAGATGCTTTCCAGTTCCATGCCCTTGCACTCATCCACAAGAGCATCTCTTCTGCCTCTGGTCCCTCTCCACTACCAATGGATGTCACAAAAGGAAGAACATGATAATTGTTACAATGAATTAGTAGTTTTTCTGTGAGTTACAATTCCCCCCAACTCTTTTTGTTCTCGGCGCATGGTGGGGCGAGGCGAAGAGATCATTGACATGGAACCTTCCCCGGTCATGTGGCGGCCTTTCTATGTTGGTGCACAAGTGGGCATGAGACGAGAGCTTGTGTACCCCTATGGGTTAGTGGTAGATGTGCTCACACCTACCACGTAAATTTCCTGTCGTGAGAATCCACGGTATTTTTTTTATCTTGGTCAATAATTACTATAAGTGACACTATTTCAAGAACAAGTATTTGTCAACTTATTAATAAGGTACTCTAAATTGTAAGACACATTTGATCATAGTAGAAAATATCATGCCAAAGTACAATTTATAACTCTAGAAGTTTCTACACTTTTTCTTATATGATCATACACTGCAAATCTATTTGTTAGATTGCAAACTTCGAAATCTCTATTCAAAGAGTCTCCCTGtaattgtaacttgtgtaatacgaaacccttggctccgcctcctatataagggggagtcgagggacaaaaaaaGACCAATCTTATTGTCAAtctaaccctagtttttagcagtcgagcaccttttcggctgaaaccttcgagatctacttgccctctacttccgcgaaatccaagtctacaacttataggcattgacaagttgataccttgtcacctatGGTTTAGTGGCCAATGTGCTCACACTACCACGGAAATTTCTTGTAGTGAGAACCCATGGTATTTTTATTTTCGTGAGCAGTTACTATAAGTGACACTATTTCAAGAGCAGGTATAGATCATAACATGTTTCAACTTATTACTAAAGCACTCTACGTTGTAAGATATATTTGATCATGGTAGAAAATATCATGCCAAAAGTTCAATTTATAACTCTAGAAGTTTCTCCAAATTTTCTTATATGATCATACACTA includes these proteins:
- the LOC124677339 gene encoding uncharacterized protein LOC124677339, which encodes MGRALRPAMATGFAAASSTAPSHHLPWPLPAASRARLVCAKRVSTTGAPPQPWAPRHAVTTTSRAAGAGAPSSASPDAVTYSSSIDTDMPLYEPPGVSFDEYLQDRPRVFRAMFPDESRSQRLSDEEWRIQMLPLEFLLITVRPVVVMQLRNRGGVLELRITEWELRGLESGYAPTSFDLGVRGSLYADRGRRRGSRLRGHLEISITVALPPPLRIVPEGVLRGVAESVLSTLAERMKRDVDVGLVADFRRFRMEKAAAVVRADRQA